In Flammeovirgaceae bacterium 311, one DNA window encodes the following:
- a CDS encoding FG-GAP repeat-containing protein — protein sequence MLCLTLLAAPAAFAQKALLQFTDASETHLPEAVKKSLNSMDAKAVDIDEDGDLDLVLAMEFVKNVILINDGKGKFGDGSHRLPYLAAPVTPKPYPYYPYGDTEEVAIADFDGDGDLDLLFVAEDNQTNEFYINDDKGYFVNATERIPVSGTSNALVSHDFDGDGLTDVIIGNNGQNVYLRNAGKARFIDETAKRLPTREDITQDLDAFDFDGDGDLDLVVGNERENYLLQNDGKGNFTDVTSAYIASELQANGESRDVNFVDIDGDGQADLFFANVFMFQKQMPIQRMLMRRGERFVDETEKRLGFTSTHSLLDANFADLDGDGDLDLVVATFEQPRIYLNDGKGFFKDVTDEVFPAAFRAMGISVEIADFNGDGLPDIYFANFRGPDKLFLQQPVNN from the coding sequence TTGCTTTGCCTGACCTTACTTGCAGCTCCTGCTGCTTTTGCCCAGAAGGCACTCCTGCAGTTTACCGATGCCAGCGAAACGCATCTGCCGGAGGCGGTGAAGAAGTCGCTGAACTCCATGGATGCAAAGGCGGTGGATATTGACGAAGATGGGGACCTGGACCTGGTGCTTGCCATGGAGTTTGTGAAGAACGTAATCCTGATCAACGACGGCAAGGGTAAGTTTGGTGATGGCAGCCACCGGCTGCCTTACCTGGCAGCCCCAGTAACACCAAAGCCTTATCCGTATTATCCCTATGGTGATACCGAAGAGGTTGCCATTGCCGATTTTGATGGCGATGGTGACCTGGACCTGCTCTTTGTAGCGGAAGATAACCAGACCAACGAGTTTTATATCAATGATGATAAAGGCTACTTTGTCAATGCCACAGAACGCATCCCTGTTAGCGGCACCTCCAATGCATTAGTCTCTCATGATTTTGATGGCGACGGGCTGACAGATGTAATCATTGGCAACAACGGGCAGAACGTATACCTGCGCAATGCCGGCAAAGCTCGGTTCATAGATGAAACAGCAAAACGGCTGCCCACCCGCGAAGATATTACCCAGGACCTGGATGCCTTTGATTTTGACGGCGACGGCGACCTGGACCTGGTGGTGGGCAATGAGCGGGAAAACTACCTCCTGCAAAACGATGGCAAAGGGAATTTTACCGATGTCACCTCAGCCTACATCGCTTCTGAGCTTCAGGCCAATGGAGAAAGCCGTGATGTTAATTTTGTTGATATAGATGGTGATGGCCAGGCAGATCTGTTCTTTGCCAACGTATTTATGTTTCAGAAACAGATGCCCATTCAGCGTATGCTCATGCGCAGAGGTGAGCGGTTTGTAGATGAAACCGAAAAGCGCCTGGGCTTTACCTCCACCCATAGCCTCTTAGATGCTAATTTTGCCGACCTGGATGGCGATGGTGACCTGGACCTGGTGGTTGCCACCTTTGAGCAGCCACGCATCTACCTGAACGATGGTAAAGGTTTTTTCAAAGACGTTACGGATGAGGTGTTCCCTGCAGCCTTCAGGGCCATGGGTATA